A stretch of DNA from Coccidioides posadasii str. Silveira chromosome 1, complete sequence:
actGAAAACATTTTAAGCATTTGTCATGATACTCCCCAGGACAGAGACGCAGGCTCTTATGTATCATTTgagctcttttttttttccccattCGCGTACACTCTACTCCCCTTGGCATATTCGCTCGTTGTGGACTGGTTTCAAAGCTTGTGAATTTCGGGACTCATGTTGTACTAATATCTAATGATTTTGCGTCTCGATTTTCTTCGATTTGTGTGTAATCATAACCAATGCAGtacatatatgtatgtagtTTCATGAAGTTAATTCTATTCATTCTTAAAAGGTTAATTGGATCTCAACATCAGCGATGTTGTGGGGTGTTTTTACCTTTCAATTTTGGCTGCACAGTTGAGAGCTGTAGGTCGAAGTCTTCTTAACTGGGAGCCTCCGTTCAAGGTTCAGGATGATATGTGGCTCTGGTGTTTGACGTGCGCCGTACCAAGCTCTTACCGCTGTCAGGAGCCATGTGGGGCCGGACGCTAAACACCATTGTCCAATGGCAGCCACGGAATGACGATGCGGCGCGGCTATTGGTTGGAACAAATGGATTACATCACAGCCACCCGCTGGGAAACTGCGCCATTGCCAAGCTCGGACATCCAAAACTAGTGTCTTGGCATATGACTGCTTCGAGCTTTCTCCGGCTCCTTTCACCTTCAACCTCAATAATATCTCGAAATTTGATCGGTTACTGTCTCGTGACATGGGAAAAAGCAGGTCTAATTCCCCTTGAAGAGGTCCATTCAACTCCTCGGGAGAAGAAGTAATACGAACCCACAGAGTGTTTGGTTCCGGGATACGGAGCGCCTGGTGACTAGCAGTTTAGGAACAACACAATCCACATTAGCGTTTGTGGTACCACGCGCTATTTCCCTGGCCCACCGGAGCGGGAGCACAATCAAAGCTGAGCCGTCAATATGGTGCTTCAGGCGACTGCCGAAATATCGTGCCCAGATTCTTTATTTTGGGACAGAAAGTCACCAGGCCTTATGGACTTCTGATTCCATAATCTCCCCTGCGCTGGGTTTGTTGGAGCTTTCCCAACGATAGTTCGGCTGCCGCTTTTGCTTAGTTATACCCTGCCTCCTCAGCAAAACAAAGTCTGCGTAGGCCTTTTTTCTCTCCCCCTTTGGTCTCgcagagtggaaaatatgAAAGCGCATACCATCCTGCTGTGTTGCTTCGCGGCTGTTTGCGCCGCGGATCTCATCCACATCAGAGTCCGAACCGGCAAGGACAAAGAGGTCGGCCTTCTCGCGAATATGGATGAGTTGGAAAGAACACATCGTATGCCACCACTTTTCTCCGATGCACTGCACTCTTCCTGGGAACTCACCTTCGTTTCTAGGCTTTGCTGCCTCCGGTATCGGTGCGTCTGTGACCGACAAACACGTTTACTGCCAGGCCTTCAGTGACCCTCACGGCCGCGATGAGCTGGGGGACGCCTTCTCTGCGGCCAACGACGCCACGTTCACTTCGTCAAAGGACGCCGAAGCAGTTCCTATCGGCTCATTCTACTGCTCGGACAGCCTGGACAAATTGGAGCCGCCGGGACAAAAGCCGTTATCGCTGAAGAAGTCGGACGGCAAAAAGACGGACAAGACGGTGAGAATACAGTTTCGGACGGGCTTCGACGACTTCACGCAGGGAGATGTCAAGCTAGGAGAGACTGTGCCACTTGGTATGCGAACCGTATCGGTTCTAGAACATCTGTTTCGGCTAGCGCTAACCAGACGCGTCTGTAGGGAGACATTCCAGGCTTGGCAACACTGTGCTTGAAGCAATGGTGGTCTCGGCGACTGGCGACGTGAACTGGGCCAAAGTGCAGTGCCAGCTCTATGAGGATACAGAGGGCAAAGAAGAGGTTGGCAAAGCGTTCTCGATGTACGGCGAGACTTACGGAACGGAGCCGGAGAAGGTTGCGGCCGTAAGATGCGAAGCATGAGAGATAGCTAGATTCTCAATAGGTCAATTCCAATTGGAAGCAATTTTGAGTCATCTGCTCATCCAAGTCTTCAATAGTTACGTCTGACTCGTTTTCCGAGGATGCTCGCAGAAACGCAACAGCAAGCTTATGCTGCGCCGTGCAGCCAGCGGTTGAACCTCCAGCCTGCCCTTCACGTTCAGCCGCAGCATTGAGTTCGAGTGCGGGCGGCGGTGACATAATCCTGCCTGACTCATCCAAATTTCAGCGATCTGATTGGATGGGACAAGCATTGCCCTGGCGGCGTCGGAGTCCCGATACGGTTTAGCGGGAAGACGGGCGTCGCCTGATTCGACTCTCCGTTTAGCCCGCCAGCGGTGGATAAGAACCTCGCGACAGGCAGCCATCTGCGCCGGCCCtccctcttccttttccttttcctcttttcctcttgtTCTTCATCTGTTTTCATCTTCTCCTCTCATTGATTGTGTGTCTTCAAATCGAAAACTTGTTTTAGGCTGGACATAACTTGTAGAAGAGGATCAGGAGAAACAACCTCCTACGCATAAGTTTATCATTCGTTGCGACATCAAGTTCCTCCTTCAGTCACATTGCCGTGTCCTATCGCTGCTGAAAAAAGCGGGCCCTCGGCGCCTGGTAGGGATAGTCGCACACGACCTGCTTGGAATGA
This window harbors:
- a CDS encoding uncharacterized protein (SECRETED:SignalP(1-16)~EggNog:ENOG410QE54) — encoded protein: MKAHTILLCCFAAVCAADLIHIRVRTGKDKEVGLLANMDELERTHRFAASGIGASVTDKHVYCQAFSDPHGRDELGDAFSAANDATFTSSKDAEAVPIGSFYCSDSLDKLEPPGQKPLSLKKSDGKKTDKTVRIQFRTGFDDFTQGDVKLGETVPLGRHSRLGNTVLEAMVVSATGDVNWAKVQCQLYEDTEGKEEVGKAFSMYGETYGTEPEKVAAVRCEA